The following nucleotide sequence is from Perca flavescens isolate YP-PL-M2 chromosome 20, PFLA_1.0, whole genome shotgun sequence.
TGCTGCAACACCGCTCAAAAAATCACAATCACAACCCCTTTAATGGTAACATGTAAACTCTGTGGGATTTAATTTTTGCACTCTATAGGTGCCGTTCGAGAACAAGGGGGCAATAACCTTCCTGCCCTCCTACTAGAAGATTTTACGTATTTTGAACGTCCACGTTCAAAGTCCCACACTGAGCAGACTGCTGAAGGGCCATGCCGAGTTTACAGGATGGCACAGAAGAACTTCTTCTCCCTGAATGGGTTCTCTGACGCTGGCACTGGCGATAACAGAGGGTCCTCTTTGGCATGGGCTTCGCAGTATGACATTAAGTCTGCCGCTGCTTTTGACACCTGGAATTAAACAGACACATAGAAGTGGTTAGACACTTTGGGAaatattcactttctttctgagagttggataagaagattgataccactctcatgtctgtacgtaAATATGGAGCTACAGACAGCTTTTTTCTAGCTTAGCTTAGAAAAAAGAACCACAAAGCCCCCCAGTAAACCACAGCTAATAGTTGGTTTTACACTTACGGATTAAACAACGGAAATATAACGTGTTacttagtgagctttagaggtgctggtaggcagatgtTTTTACCATCAGacagagtcaggctagctgtttaccCCCATTTCCAATCTGCAAACTAagctaggctaagctaagctaacctgctgGCTTCAGCCACACATTTAACAGATACACATGAAAGTGATATCAATCTTCTTATTTAAATCTCGGCAAGAAAATGCACAAGTGAATATTTTCCAAGTAGCATAGCATAACAACTGGAAGCAGGAGGAAACAATTACAGTGTGTACTGTAACTCTTTCTAAAACCACAAACTGTCACtttgacatttctgtttgtttaaatactaaacaaacaagataaaacATGGTAAATAATTAGCTTCAGCAGTATTGGTAGGTGTATTTTTAACTTTggacggagccaggctagcggACTCCCCCTACTTTCAGTTTTCAGataaaatatacatattatttaaattaaaaatgatgaAATGTTCGCTGTTATTTATGGCTTAAGTCTAAGTTGCCACTGACTTAAACAGAACCCACGGCGGTGAGAAATTGTGTGAAACGCATGcaactgaataaataaattcattttCATTGATGACACGTGTCTGCTCACCTTTATCCTGTCAATGTTGGCCTCCATCTTCAGCTGCTCCACCAGCTTCCTGGCTTGTGCGATGCTGGCCGTGTTATTGCTCGCCATGGGTGCTGTCAGTCAGGTCTTCTCGTGTTCTCTGCCTGCAAGGACGAGAAAGACATTCAAACATCCCGAACATTGTAGTTCACCCACAGCGTGCCACTGATGGAGACCAGCACTGTAATATACAGCAGGCATGCAAAGAGGAGTGCTAGTAACAGATACTTTGTTGATTATTTATGGTGTCAGTTGCTAGGCAGGCCATGACAGTGAGGGGGAGGAGCGTGAGGGGGCAGTGCTTTAAACAGATAACTGGTTTCACAAGTTAAAAAAACCTCTAATTTTGCACTAGTAATGGTTTTCTTAAAGCCTACTCATACTTTTCAATACTTCTTAGTCACCGTAtcacacagggacacagtgTCCTCCCTCTGCATCACGTGAAGGACGATAAATCAATATGTTTGTCTTTGATCAGAGGTAAGACAGGTCACCTCGCAGTCAGCAGATGTTACAAAGCCTCATGCTTTCTTTGCAGTTCTGTTTTGCATTTCAGACttacagtggtggaaagtaacattTAGTACATTTAGTCAAGCACTGTGCTTAAGTACAACTTtatggtacttttactttatttgAGCAATTCCATATTCCATATGGATCATTGTTTTCTTCTCTATTAAACTGTTCAGCAGTTTCTCGTGCCCTGTATGGAAGCATCTGCATTTGATATATTTCTTTGCCAATTTTTTCAGGTATTTCCTTCATAATTTATCACCTGTCTGTATCGGTACACTGTGTCCTCAGATGCTCCTGTGTCTTTTATAACCTCTTTGATGAAATGGATCAAGCTGTGGGCGCTCTAAAACAGCGTCCTCCTTTGTGTGTGATCAATCTCCCCCTCCGCCATCCGTCTGTTTGCACTGTGGTACGACTCAGTGTGGGGTTAAGACTGATCTCAGCGTGAATATTGATGCTCCACGGCGGCACATCTGCTCATCTGGCAGGTGAACGGCTGCTGTCACACCGACCTGAACCCTGATGACCTGATCAATTAAAACCTGCACAGGGTCACCGCTTACAGTTGGTCTGTTTCACGTGATAATTACATTTATTAGGGTTTGACTGCTTGCCAGAGTGTATGTAAACCAATGTGTCAGCTAAATCTGACAAAATGTGTTAGTATACCTGGtttttaaacatcttttccCCTTGTTTTCTTTACTACCAGAATAGCAGCtagattaaatgtttttatatggAATTCCACGTGCAGTTAGTcatttgatgacttttttttgaatCAATTATTGTGTACTCCATACCAACTAGTCTAACCAACAGTGTTAACCCCAACATGTTCGATTTAAGGGAGAAACATCACTTTTGAGAAGctaaaaatgactttaatggCCCATTATTTGTGTCACAGTTACATCCCTTCTTATTATCACTACCTCATTGGTCTTATTGTTCATGTTGTACATTAGTCATTTAACTACATTTGCACTTTGTTACGGTTTGCACTACCTAGTAAGATCTTAAACTGTAATGTGTATACTTACTGTGTGCAATAACAAAAAGgttaaatctaatctaatcttaaaaaataatcataaaatagcagttaatttttttaatctgtcaaacaactaatcaattggTTAATCAACTAAACATTTCCAGACTGTTGCACTTAATAAAGCAGTTAAGGTTGACTAGATGTATCGTAAAAGAGTTTTGTCCGACGGAATATATTATTAAGGAAATATAGATGTGGAGGGGTTTTACATACAGTCAATAGACTTGTATATTATGTCCTGTCATCTTAAGAGTCACTggaaatagttttaaaacaCAAGTTTAAGGGAAACTCTACAGTATTTACTTAATTCACACATTTTTAGGACTGAGACGTTTCCTCCGACCTGGGCTGGAAAATCTCGACCCGGTTTTAGCGCAAACCAACCGACAATCTGAAGAGTATAGACGAGCACAACCTGCAGCAGACTGCACAGTATCAACAGTGTAACATAAACAGTATGTCTGAGCTGAGGGATCCTGGATGTTCTCACTCTGGGGACTGCTTCACCTTTTAGGGTCGTAGCGTTTTCATTCAAACTCAGGCAGAAGTCAAAAAACTAAACCCATTATCTTGTTATTGGTATCAGTCAATTAATACGTTAATGTAATTTGACTTGAAAAGAAGGTGGCAGGCCCAAAAcgtataatgaaaataattgttacatacaatttgtttttttaattttcagacatttttttcaaacaggTTACTAatatttttcagacattttattaatgtttttcttACATGCTGCTAATATTTTTCAGAATGTTTTTGTACCTTTTTTCTAATATTCTCTGGTCACTTTACTAATATTTAAAGACATCTGAGACATTGTAGAACGAAAGTAATAAAGAAACTGTCCCAGTTCTGTGCGACTCCAGACTTTGTTTGCATCATCAGCGTATTGGTATTTTTGTGGGGTACTAAAATCTGGTGTCCCTCTGTGGAAGCCATGTGTCAGCTTTCCTGTAAAAGCCCAGTATATTTAGAATTACTGTATATGTCAGGTTAATAATAAATGCGACTTTAAGTGAGAATGATGTACAAATATCTTGAACACTTTTGTCTCtctgcaaaataaaaataggccAGACCCTTACTAAAAAAGTGAAATCGACAAGTAGAAATTAGTCTTTGGCATTTTTTGCATTGAGGCCATAATATTGTTTCAAAACTCAGGAGAGACGTCGAAAAACATGCCAGTGTATCACCAGACTATTGATAGGCAGAGATGTCACTGTTtaaggtttctgggctgtctgGAAAAGTAGGGCTCTGTTCTTTACAGAAAATAATCAGACACTGTGTCACAATAGCCTAGTTTGAGTGGAATTGACAGCGAAATGTgatgttctaaataaataacaggaAAGCAAATGTGTCTCAAGGGGCTGGAAGACTTTGGAGAGTTGGCACCGTACTTGGgaacataaaacacataaaacactcTGTTGCATCTAAATTACACCTACattcattttgtgttttagtttcACTTACATTATCATTTGGCTGtacaaaatatgtaaaaaaagaacgtaaaaaaaaagcagaacatATGTTATAAGATTTTTAGCAAAGCTGTCACGGTGTCTACAAAGTTATTTTCTTGCTTATTGGTGGTGGATCATGCGAAAATGCCACCTTGACATTTTCGTATCtagagagggaggggtgaggTGGAGATGGTGGCATGTAGAGGATGCCCATGCCACGTATCAACTCCAGGAGGAATTGCTGCTACTTTTAAGGCAACtgaaaaggtttaatgaacaaTAAAGATAGTAGATGTCTCCAGTCATGTTTTGTCAGTATGTTCTGTTTTAGGACATATTTTTGCTTCTCCTTTGGTCATACATACATCATGAAACCTcttgtccttccttccttccttcctcccttgtATCCTTCCAGATGGACATAGACAGCTGTGTCGGCTGTCGACAACTTTGCAAAAAGCTGTAATACCACTCGTGCTGTAATATTATGGAACTTAACATGCTCCAATGCCTCCTCTACTTGCTTGTCTTGACTTACCTTGTCTGCTTACTCCTCCACACTCAGCCCTGGAGTCTGCCTGCAGTTCAGTCAGCACTTTTTATCCGCCCAACTCTTTCTctgcaaatagacaaaaaagagaacaaaaaaatgcatttcctgcagaaaatgcgtgggaatgctgaatagctgaattgctaaagctaaactggttgaatagcttaaatccgtaagcagaagttgaagtagtaagaatagttgaaaaagtggaaatcggtttaataagtatgaatttcattaaaaagttaaaagttgatgctaaactgaattgttggctttaaaagttgaaaaatgacaaaatatgtagaacattgtgaggtctgagtatattttctaactgataatgattcacatatgcagaaatatgaaacaaattgtatgaaaaaGCTTAAAACCCAAATGCATTGCACCGCACTGctgaaaaatctgaaaaattgTCATTACTGCATTACCTAAATAAGTGAAGAGCTTGTTAGACAAGCTGGAAGctgaactgtaatactgtcaaagatgaaagttgaaatgaattgcctgaaaaggctgaaagaagaaatactttgtattattatcagacatacggcatttttccattacatggtaccggctcgactcgccttttttggttttccattatgaaaaaaagtccctagtacctgctaacaggtactgtttttagtaccacctcagtcgaggttccaagcgagctgaggcgatactaaaaggTGACgtaaaaacctgcagactacagATGGGTAGGAAAGAATCATCACTGATCACTGCGTCATcgttgctagcgacagacgggggtgtcctgaaccaacccagcatttttaaatagtttagccagctgtggtTGTTTGCTGCCTCCtgcttcttttaaaacaaagtttttcttggtcctgcggaggctccacgcagagctttctccgtagc
It contains:
- the gng2 gene encoding guanine nucleotide-binding protein G(I)/G(S)/G(O) subunit gamma-2 yields the protein MASNNTASIAQARKLVEQLKMEANIDRIKVSKAAADLMSYCEAHAKEDPLLSPVPASENPFREKKFFCAIL